ATAACATTTCCGACTTGCGGGCATCGGTACAGTTCCAGAACGGTTATTTCTCATTTCAGGACGTCTCGGCGGGACTTGTCACACATCTTGTTGAGGAAGATTTTGCAGGAGTGCTTATCGATGCTTGCGCTGCTCCCGGCGGTAAAACCTCATATCTAGCGGAACGTCTGAGCGACAATGTTATTATTCACAGCAGTGACGCCGATGAAATTCGCCTGCAGCGTTTGAAACAAACTGTCTCCAGACTTGATCTCAAGACCGTTCAGATTAGCGGAAAAGATGCCACAAAGGATGAATTTCCCATGGGCGATGTGGTTTTGCTGGATGTGCCGTGTAGCGGTACCGGTGTGATGGCCAAACGGGCAGATCTGAGGTGGCGACGCCGCCCTTCTCACCTACCGGAAATGATGCAGCTTCAGGAATCGATCCTACGGCACATGTCATCATTCGTAAAATCTGGCGGACAGCTCATCTATGCCACCTGTTCGCTGGAACCGGAAGAGAACTGGGGAGTAGTTGAAATGTTTATGAATAAGACGCGTCATTTCGAAATTCAGCCACTGCCGGATTCTGTTAGTGCTTTTGCTGATGATGGTGGTGCACTTGTCACTTTTCCGCCAGATAATGGAATTGATGGTGTTTTTGCTGTAAGTTTGAGACGGAAAAAGTGAAATCAATCTATCGTTATATCATCGCTCTGGCTGTTGTTGTTGGAATCTGTCTGCTGGTTCTAGACAGGATAATCATGCCGCTCTATGTGGGGCATCAGCACGCCCGTTTCCTGCCGGATTTAAATGGTCTTCCGTTTGAAGAGGCGAGGCACCGGCTCGAACTTGAAGGTTTTTCCGCCCAAAAGGGAGATGTGAAATATACTGATCGTTTTGCCCCCGGAACGGTTATCGACCAGTATCCCCGTGCTATGAGGCGCGTGAAGCCGGGGCGCACAATACGTCTCACGGTAGCAGAGCAGGCAAGAATGGTGGTGGTACCAGATGTAGTGGGGATGTCTATCAGGAGTGCAAAGCTCGAGATTACCGAAGCTGGACTGTCTATCGATTCCCTTATCGCGGAGTATGACCAGGAAGTACCAAAGGATGTTATCAGGTGGCAATACCCCAGGCCGGCCGACCACCTGAGAAAAGGGAGCGGATTGACGCTTATCGTAAGTAAGGGGAAACCGCCGGACTTCTATCAGGTCCCTCAACTCTTCGGTCTCAGCCTTGCCAAAGCAGAACAACTCTTGCAGGAAGCCAATCTGGAAGTGGGTCGTGTCACCTATCGGCAGAATGAGGATCTGGTGCCTTACACGGTTCTGGATCAGTCGGTGGAGGTGGGTACTATTCTGCCCCGTTCCATGCCTATCGATCTGACGGTGAGCATTCTCGATCTTAACGATGTCTACAATAAGCTGACGTCTCCGGAGAGAAAGTGATGGAATTCCGGAACGAGATCTACCGTAAACTTATTCATATTGCTTCCTCCGCTTTCCCTTTAGCATATCTATTTCTATTGGACAGGATCACCATTCTGTGGATCGTCGGCATCTGTGCTGCACTTCTTGTTGCTGGCGAGTTGCTGCGCTTGAGATTTTCTCTCTTTGCCCGCTTGTTCAAACAACTGTTTTCTGCTGTTGTGCGACAAAAGGAGGATCACAGTTTTACGGGTGCCACGTTTGTCTTCAGCGCTGCATTTCTGACTATCCTTCTGTTCGAAAAACATGTCGCTGTCTTTGCCCTTCTCGTGCTATCCCTTGCTGACTCCATGGCTGCTCTTGTAGGGAAGCGATGGGGCAGAAGACCGTTGCTGGATAAAACCGTTGAAGGTACTGTTACCTTCCTGATTGTGGCCGTATTACTATCCTTTGTCATGCCTGGGATACCCAGACAAGCCGCATTTATTGCTGCGCTGGTGGCTACCCTTGTAGAACTGTTACCATCTCCCGTAAATGACAATCTCCTCGTACCTCTCTCCGCTGCCATCTCTATCTCGATGGTGAATCTTATCGCGTGAGTTTTCTGGCTCCATCGCTGCTATGGGGACTTCTTGCCGCGTCTGTCCCCTTCATCATCCATCTTGTCAGCAATCGTCGTGTGCAAAAGGTTGAGTTCAGCACCGTCCGTTTTATCAAAGAGTTGGAACACGAAACGATACGGCAGCTGAAGCTTCGCCAGTGGATACTGCTCATCCTGAGAACCATAGCCATTGTATTGCTTGTGATGGTCTTTGCCCGCCCTGTGAAGGTGGGCTATTTCCCGGTCTGGGCGGCGGGCGATCAAAGCGCCAGACTGACGTTCCTGCTGGATAATTCAGCTTCTATATCCGCAACCGTGAATGGTGAATCGCTTCTGCAGCGATCCAAGGTGACGGTTCTCAAACTCCTTGGCGGTATGCAAGATTCCCCCTTTATCGAGATCTATCAGTCATCGCCCCTGAAGAGGGTACTTTCCGAGAAACTGGTTTCCAT
This is a stretch of genomic DNA from Candidatus Neomarinimicrobiota bacterium. It encodes these proteins:
- the rsmB gene encoding 16S rRNA (cytosine(967)-C(5))-methyltransferase RsmB, producing the protein MGPEGNARFHAIQILTQFDRSGKKLSQILVDYFQSSAAPPDRPTVTFLVQEVTRWRGYIDHLLTRFFKGDFSGSNIVLQNILRLGAYEIVFRKQVPLYAAVNEAVQMTTEQVSKKAGGLVNAVLRQIKPSHLPRPERLTSEDRPSRIATVTSHPQWMIEKWIDSFDLARTLKLCEWNNKIPQFSIRRNRKKVSSGECEAFLSQNQIEWRQNPFAGDFYMVNNISDLRASVQFQNGYFSFQDVSAGLVTHLVEEDFAGVLIDACAAPGGKTSYLAERLSDNVIIHSSDADEIRLQRLKQTVSRLDLKTVQISGKDATKDEFPMGDVVLLDVPCSGTGVMAKRADLRWRRRPSHLPEMMQLQESILRHMSSFVKSGGQLIYATCSLEPEENWGVVEMFMNKTRHFEIQPLPDSVSAFADDGGALVTFPPDNGIDGVFAVSLRRKK
- a CDS encoding PASTA domain-containing protein; protein product: MKSIYRYIIALAVVVGICLLVLDRIIMPLYVGHQHARFLPDLNGLPFEEARHRLELEGFSAQKGDVKYTDRFAPGTVIDQYPRAMRRVKPGRTIRLTVAEQARMVVVPDVVGMSIRSAKLEITEAGLSIDSLIAEYDQEVPKDVIRWQYPRPADHLRKGSGLTLIVSKGKPPDFYQVPQLFGLSLAKAEQLLQEANLEVGRVTYRQNEDLVPYTVLDQSVEVGTILPRSMPIDLTVSILDLNDVYNKLTSPERK
- a CDS encoding SEC59/DGK1/VTE5 family protein gives rise to the protein MEFRNEIYRKLIHIASSAFPLAYLFLLDRITILWIVGICAALLVAGELLRLRFSLFARLFKQLFSAVVRQKEDHSFTGATFVFSAAFLTILLFEKHVAVFALLVLSLADSMAALVGKRWGRRPLLDKTVEGTVTFLIVAVLLSFVMPGIPRQAAFIAALVATLVELLPSPVNDNLLVPLSAAISISMVNLIA